A region of Malaciobacter marinus DNA encodes the following proteins:
- a CDS encoding phosphatidylserine decarboxylase encodes MLDKYILKQGQKISLYLLVFAVFLQVVDLEFLSIITFFLFFLCLYVYRVKKIIIDNEAFIVSAISGKVEAIDFNDNYYLIYLNASLFDNSVLLSPEDSFVKIESLRKGLFLPFDEKKAKLLNEKIVLSTKNTIMELVSSFATAPLDKPIEKEYKKGDQLGVFTQGELLLKIEKSFSLNIKVGQTIQAGQTICY; translated from the coding sequence ATGCTAGATAAATATATATTAAAACAAGGACAAAAGATATCATTATATCTTCTTGTCTTTGCTGTGTTTTTACAAGTAGTTGATTTAGAGTTTTTATCAATAATAACTTTTTTTCTTTTTTTCTTGTGTTTATATGTGTATAGGGTAAAAAAAATAATTATTGATAATGAAGCTTTTATTGTATCTGCAATAAGTGGAAAAGTTGAAGCAATTGATTTTAATGATAACTATTATTTAATCTATTTAAATGCTTCACTTTTTGATAATTCAGTTTTATTATCACCTGAAGACTCATTTGTAAAAATTGAAAGTTTAAGAAAAGGTCTTTTTTTACCTTTTGATGAAAAAAAAGCAAAGCTTTTAAATGAAAAAATAGTTTTATCTACTAAAAATACTATAATGGAACTTGTCTCTTCTTTTGCTACTGCGCCTTTGGATAAACCTATTGAAAAAGAGTATAAAAAAGGTGATCAACTTGGAGTATTTACTCAAGGTGAATTACTTTTAAAAATAGAAAAAAGTTTTTCTCTTAATATAAAAGTAGGGCAGACAATACAAGCAGGACAAACAATTTGCTATTAA
- a CDS encoding response regulator transcription factor — MHSFNKETFKDITLLYVEDDEMTLEEISYFLKRYVKELFIAKDGVEGLELFKKKRPDIVITDIQMPKLNGLNMAEKIFEIDPSIPIVITTAHSESDSLSKAIELGIDKYLLKPINMQEILAIIKKSLYLDTLEKKNNSYEEYIQFILDCNSTFMFVMNSNNVEYANKSLLDLMGFENLDTFNEQINKCKNLFDIEELKANENWIDYVIANKQRRHLVRLKSSKCEKLFKREFYVSYKYFEKMNKSVFVFVDKNEEKLDEIHNISNKLVNDLNNGISNENLMNELKSILNISSRN, encoded by the coding sequence ATGCATAGTTTTAATAAAGAGACTTTTAAAGATATAACACTTTTATATGTTGAAGATGATGAAATGACATTGGAAGAGATTTCATATTTTTTAAAAAGATATGTAAAAGAACTCTTTATTGCAAAAGATGGTGTTGAGGGTTTAGAATTATTTAAAAAGAAAAGACCTGATATAGTAATAACTGATATACAAATGCCAAAATTAAATGGATTAAATATGGCTGAAAAAATATTTGAAATTGATCCTAGTATTCCTATCGTAATTACAACAGCTCATAGTGAAAGTGATAGTTTAAGTAAAGCAATTGAGTTAGGAATTGATAAGTATTTATTAAAGCCAATAAATATGCAAGAAATATTAGCGATTATTAAAAAAAGTTTATATTTAGATACTTTGGAAAAAAAGAATAATAGTTATGAAGAGTATATACAGTTTATACTAGATTGTAATTCTACCTTTATGTTTGTAATGAATTCAAATAATGTTGAGTATGCAAATAAAAGCTTACTAGATTTGATGGGATTTGAAAACTTAGATACTTTTAATGAACAAATAAACAAGTGTAAAAATTTATTTGATATTGAAGAATTAAAAGCAAATGAAAACTGGATTGATTATGTTATTGCAAATAAACAAAGAAGACATTTAGTTAGACTTAAAAGTAGTAAATGTGAAAAGCTATTTAAAAGAGAGTTTTATGTTAGCTATAAATATTTTGAAAAAATGAATAAAAGTGTTTTTGTTTTTGTAGATAAAAATGAAGAGAAGTTAGACGAAATTCATAATATAAGTAATAAGTTAGTAAATGATTTAAATAATGGTATTTCAAATGAAAATTTGATGAATGAATTAAAAAGTATTTTAAATATTTCTAGTAGAAATTAA
- a CDS encoding 2-isopropylmalate synthase, with the protein MDNNKIVVFDTTLRDGEQSPGCSMNTEEKIKVAKQLEKLGVDVIEAGFAAASPGDFDAVSRIAEQVEKSSICSLSRAVENDIKQAALAVQKAKMHRIHTFIATSPIHMKYKLKMSEEEVIKRAVYAVEYARTFVDDVEFSLEDAGRSEISFMKEVMDAVIAAGATTINLPDTVGYRLPTELGAMVKELSDFAANRAIISVHNHNDLGLATANTLAAVTNGARQIEVTMNGLGERAGNSALEESVMAIKTRRDAFKDLYTSINTKEIYATSRLVATITGVEPQQNKAIVGKNAFAHESGIHQDGVLKHQETYEIMRPEDVGVIKDSTLILGKHSGRAAFKDKITNLGFDTVTSEELNSAFEKFKILADKKKEVTDDDIRMLITDESLNQDKIYELVGLQISDCSNGVPTAAVSIKHNDEILTDANIGNGTMDAIFKTIDRLTGYSGELQSYNVISVTEGKDALAKVTTRVVFDESSPSFVGHGLSVDTMLATANAYVSALNSYLSQKERLAKNSEHQV; encoded by the coding sequence ATGGATAATAATAAAATAGTTGTATTTGATACAACATTAAGGGATGGGGAGCAAAGTCCTGGGTGTTCTATGAACACAGAAGAGAAGATTAAAGTTGCTAAGCAATTAGAAAAATTAGGTGTTGATGTAATTGAAGCAGGTTTTGCAGCTGCTAGTCCAGGGGACTTTGATGCTGTTAGTAGAATTGCTGAACAAGTTGAAAAGTCTTCAATCTGTTCTTTAAGTAGAGCTGTTGAAAATGATATTAAACAAGCTGCTTTAGCAGTACAAAAAGCAAAAATGCATAGAATTCATACATTTATTGCAACTTCTCCTATTCATATGAAATATAAATTGAAAATGAGTGAAGAAGAAGTAATAAAAAGAGCAGTATATGCAGTTGAATATGCAAGAACTTTTGTTGATGATGTTGAGTTTTCTTTAGAAGATGCAGGAAGAAGTGAAATATCTTTTATGAAAGAGGTAATGGATGCAGTAATTGCTGCTGGAGCTACAACTATTAATTTACCTGATACTGTTGGATATAGATTACCAACAGAATTGGGAGCAATGGTTAAAGAGTTATCTGATTTTGCAGCAAATAGAGCAATAATTTCTGTTCATAATCACAATGACTTAGGTTTAGCAACAGCAAATACTTTAGCAGCTGTAACAAATGGTGCTAGACAAATTGAAGTAACAATGAATGGCTTAGGAGAAAGAGCTGGTAATTCTGCTTTAGAAGAATCAGTTATGGCTATTAAAACAAGACGTGATGCTTTTAAGGATTTATATACAAGTATAAATACAAAAGAGATTTATGCAACTTCAAGATTAGTCGCAACTATTACAGGTGTTGAGCCACAACAAAATAAAGCAATTGTTGGTAAAAATGCATTTGCTCATGAAAGTGGAATTCACCAAGATGGTGTATTGAAACATCAAGAAACATATGAGATTATGAGACCTGAAGATGTTGGTGTTATTAAAGATTCTACTTTAATTTTAGGAAAACATTCTGGGCGTGCTGCATTTAAAGACAAAATAACTAACTTAGGTTTTGATACAGTAACAAGTGAAGAATTAAATTCAGCCTTTGAAAAATTTAAAATTTTAGCAGATAAGAAAAAAGAAGTAACTGATGATGACATAAGAATGTTAATTACTGATGAGTCATTGAATCAAGATAAAATTTATGAGTTAGTTGGATTACAAATTTCTGACTGTTCAAACGGAGTGCCAACAGCAGCTGTTTCTATTAAACATAATGATGAAATTTTAACTGATGCAAATATTGGTAATGGAACAATGGATGCAATATTCAAAACAATTGATAGACTTACAGGATATAGCGGGGAGTTACAAAGTTATAATGTAATTTCTGTTACAGAAGGTAAAGATGCCTTAGCAAAAGTTACAACAAGAGTAGTTTTTGATGAAAGCTCTCCATCATTTGTGGGACATGGCTTAAGTGTTGATACAATGCTTGCAACGGCAAATGCATATGTTAGTGCATTAAACTCATATCTTTCACAAAAAGAAAGACTTGCAAAAAATAGTGAACATCAAGTATAA
- a CDS encoding PAS domain S-box protein, giving the protein MQDGTQILGYLSKISILYVEDDKFTQDEVRYFLETKVKNFYCANNGQEGLDIFYKESIDVIITDIQMPILTGLEMAKKIKEENSSIPIIITTAYNDTKYLFESINLGVSNYITKPLNLKDMIETLASIAKSILLEKEKEQIQNILTQYKDIVDDRSIISKTDINGKIIYVNKPFLEISGYKKEELIGKPHSIIRHPDTNKEFFLSMWHLIKNEKKSWQGEVKNQAKDGTAYYLDMIIKPILDIDGNIVEFISLSNDITYLTQTKEYFKKQTEKKSFDLDSSINIIEQYENAIDRSNIIIRLDLDKKITYVNDAFVDSLGYTKDEIIGCDYSILKQTNLKKEEYEKKIEAIFSKDGWKGKITNESKDGTLLHFDVHTFPLKDIDGNIFEYLGIRHEITEIVNLHKEVENTQREIIYTLGDVGEYRSQETGQHVRRVAEYSKLLAKKAKMSDIEIDEIFTASPMHDIGKVAIPDSILNKPGKLDDKEWEIMKTHAQIGYEILKSSQRPMLKAAAMVSYTHHEKWDGSGYPNGLRGEDIHIYGRITAIADVFDALGSARTYKRAWPLEDILKLFNEQKGKHFDPNLIDLFMDNLDEFLEIKDRLKD; this is encoded by the coding sequence ATGCAAGATGGTACGCAAATTTTAGGTTATTTATCGAAGATATCAATTTTATATGTTGAAGATGATAAATTTACACAAGATGAAGTAAGATATTTTCTTGAAACAAAAGTTAAGAACTTTTATTGTGCTAATAATGGCCAAGAAGGTTTGGATATTTTTTATAAAGAATCAATTGATGTAATTATTACAGATATACAAATGCCAATTCTTACAGGTCTTGAAATGGCAAAAAAAATAAAAGAAGAAAATAGTAGTATTCCCATAATTATAACAACTGCATATAATGACACAAAATATTTATTTGAATCAATAAATTTAGGTGTAAGTAATTATATAACTAAGCCTTTAAATTTAAAAGATATGATAGAAACTTTAGCTTCAATTGCAAAATCTATTCTTCTTGAAAAAGAGAAAGAACAAATACAAAATATTTTAACTCAATATAAAGATATTGTAGATGATCGCTCAATTATCTCAAAAACAGATATAAATGGAAAGATTATATATGTGAATAAACCTTTTTTGGAAATATCAGGTTATAAAAAAGAAGAGTTGATTGGTAAACCACATAGTATAATAAGACATCCTGATACAAATAAAGAATTTTTCTTATCAATGTGGCATTTAATCAAAAATGAAAAAAAATCTTGGCAAGGTGAAGTGAAAAATCAAGCAAAAGATGGAACTGCTTATTATCTTGATATGATTATAAAACCAATTTTAGATATTGATGGTAATATTGTTGAGTTTATCTCTTTATCAAATGATATTACTTATTTAACTCAAACTAAAGAGTATTTTAAAAAACAAACTGAAAAAAAATCCTTTGATTTAGATTCATCTATAAATATTATAGAACAATATGAAAATGCAATAGATAGAAGTAATATAATTATAAGGTTAGATTTAGATAAAAAGATAACTTATGTAAATGATGCTTTTGTTGATTCTTTAGGATATACAAAAGATGAAATAATTGGTTGTGATTACTCTATTTTAAAACAAACAAATTTGAAAAAAGAAGAGTATGAAAAAAAGATTGAGGCAATTTTTTCAAAAGATGGATGGAAAGGAAAAATAACAAATGAAAGTAAAGATGGCACTTTATTACATTTTGATGTGCATACTTTTCCTTTAAAAGATATAGATGGAAATATTTTTGAATATTTAGGCATTAGACATGAAATTACAGAAATAGTTAATTTGCATAAAGAAGTTGAAAATACACAAAGAGAGATAATTTATACATTAGGTGATGTGGGAGAATATAGAAGTCAAGAGACAGGACAGCATGTAAGAAGAGTTGCAGAATATTCAAAACTTTTAGCAAAAAAAGCAAAAATGAGTGATATTGAAATTGATGAAATTTTCACAGCTTCACCAATGCATGATATAGGTAAAGTTGCTATTCCTGATTCTATTTTAAATAAACCTGGAAAATTAGATGATAAAGAGTGGGAAATAATGAAAACCCATGCACAAATTGGTTATGAAATACTTAAAAGTTCACAAAGACCAATGTTAAAAGCAGCTGCAATGGTATCATATACTCATCATGAAAAATGGGATGGCAGTGGATACCCTAATGGTTTAAGGGGTGAAGATATTCATATTTATGGAAGAATTACTGCAATTGCAGATGTTTTTGATGCACTTGGAAGTGCTAGAACTTATAAAAGAGCTTGGCCTTTAGAAGATATTTTAAAACTTTTTAATGAACAAAAAGGTAAACATTTTGATCCAAATCTAATTGATTTATTTATGGATAATTTAGATGAATTTTTAGAAATTAAAGATAGGCTCAAGGATTAA
- the ftsH gene encoding ATP-dependent zinc metalloprotease FtsH, with amino-acid sequence MSKKQDNNNDNGKGNNFFNNNPLLVFVVFSIVTILAFKALFPEEQMQNAGNSNIASYGKTKHKTVPYSELKQLISGGQIEYVGIGNTQIKAVSKPSSGEVVTYTARRVVPDETLISKLESNNIEYGGINEENVLADILFGWVLPIFIFFAIWMFLAKRMSKSMGGGGGGGLLGIGSSKKMINSEKPKVKFEDMAGNKEAKEEVQEVVDFLSDPDRYVKLGAQIPKGVLLVGPPGTGKTLLAKAVAGEADVQFLSVSGSAFIEMFVGVGASRVRDLFEQAKKVAPAIIFIDEIDAIGKSRASGGPMGGNDEREQTLNQLLAEMDGFSTEAAPVIVLAATNRPEVLDPALLRPGRFDRQVLVDKPDYEGRVEILKVHIKDVKLGENVDLKEVAKMTAGLAGADLANIINEAALLAGRAKKEQVDPSDFKEAVERQIAGLEKKSRRISPKERRIVAYHESGHALIAEITKGAKKVNKVSIVPRGLAALGYTLNTPEENKYLMQKHELIAEVDTLLGGRAAEEVFIGEISTGAGNDLERATDIIKSMASVYGMTEVAGLMVLEKRQNQFLGGQTQKDFSDNMARNLDDFIKKALNDRYEAVLQSLKDNKAAIEEMTAELLEIEVISGERVREIIKANGGIVFEAEDLHSDAISEEDTTTKEDTEKTDDKPDEKENTDSLKKEENSENK; translated from the coding sequence ATGTCAAAAAAACAAGATAACAATAACGATAATGGAAAAGGGAATAACTTTTTTAACAATAATCCATTATTAGTTTTTGTGGTATTTTCTATAGTAACAATATTAGCTTTTAAAGCTTTATTTCCAGAAGAACAAATGCAAAATGCAGGAAATTCAAATATTGCCTCTTATGGGAAAACAAAGCATAAAACTGTACCTTATTCAGAGTTAAAACAGCTAATTTCAGGTGGTCAAATTGAATATGTAGGAATTGGCAATACTCAAATCAAAGCAGTTTCTAAACCTAGTTCAGGCGAAGTTGTTACTTATACTGCAAGAAGAGTGGTTCCTGATGAAACACTTATTTCAAAATTAGAAAGTAATAATATAGAATATGGTGGAATCAATGAAGAGAATGTATTAGCTGATATATTATTTGGATGGGTACTACCTATTTTTATTTTCTTTGCAATTTGGATGTTTTTGGCAAAAAGAATGTCTAAATCTATGGGTGGAGGAGGAGGCGGTGGCCTTCTTGGAATAGGAAGCTCAAAAAAGATGATTAATTCAGAAAAACCTAAAGTTAAATTTGAAGATATGGCTGGTAATAAAGAAGCAAAAGAAGAAGTTCAAGAAGTTGTTGATTTTTTATCAGACCCAGATAGATATGTTAAGCTTGGTGCACAAATTCCAAAAGGTGTACTTTTAGTTGGACCTCCAGGTACTGGTAAAACACTTTTAGCAAAAGCAGTTGCTGGTGAAGCTGATGTACAGTTTTTATCTGTTTCAGGTTCTGCTTTTATAGAGATGTTTGTTGGTGTTGGTGCAAGTAGAGTTAGAGATTTATTTGAACAAGCTAAAAAAGTTGCTCCTGCTATTATTTTTATTGATGAGATAGATGCAATTGGTAAAAGTAGAGCAAGTGGTGGACCTATGGGTGGAAATGATGAAAGAGAGCAAACATTAAATCAGCTATTAGCTGAAATGGATGGTTTCTCAACAGAAGCGGCTCCTGTAATTGTATTAGCTGCCACAAATAGACCTGAAGTTCTTGACCCAGCTTTACTTAGACCAGGAAGATTTGATAGACAAGTATTAGTTGATAAACCTGATTATGAGGGTAGAGTTGAAATTTTAAAAGTTCATATTAAAGATGTTAAGCTAGGTGAAAATGTTGATTTAAAAGAAGTTGCAAAAATGACAGCAGGTCTTGCTGGTGCAGATTTAGCAAATATTATTAATGAAGCAGCTCTATTAGCAGGTCGTGCAAAAAAAGAGCAAGTAGATCCTAGTGATTTTAAAGAAGCAGTTGAAAGACAAATAGCTGGTTTAGAGAAAAAATCTAGAAGAATCTCTCCAAAAGAGAGAAGAATAGTTGCATATCATGAATCTGGACATGCATTAATTGCAGAAATTACAAAAGGTGCAAAAAAAGTTAACAAAGTATCAATTGTTCCAAGAGGACTTGCTGCGCTTGGATATACTTTAAATACACCTGAAGAAAATAAATATTTAATGCAAAAGCATGAACTAATAGCAGAAGTAGATACACTTCTTGGTGGTCGTGCAGCTGAAGAGGTATTTATTGGTGAAATTAGTACTGGTGCTGGAAATGATTTAGAAAGAGCAACTGATATAATTAAATCGATGGCTTCTGTTTATGGAATGACTGAAGTTGCAGGTCTTATGGTATTAGAAAAAAGACAAAATCAATTTTTAGGTGGACAAACACAAAAAGATTTTTCTGATAATATGGCTAGAAATTTAGATGACTTTATAAAAAAAGCATTAAATGATAGATATGAAGCAGTTTTACAATCTTTAAAAGACAATAAAGCAGCCATTGAAGAGATGACAGCTGAATTATTAGAAATTGAAGTTATTTCAGGTGAAAGAGTAAGAGAGATAATTAAAGCAAATGGTGGAATTGTTTTTGAAGCAGAAGATTTACATTCTGATGCTATAAGTGAAGAAGATACAACAACAAAAGAAGATACAGAAAAAACTGATGATAAGCCTGATGAGAAAGAGAATACGGATTCTTTGAAAAAAGAAGAAAATAGTGAAAATAAATAG
- a CDS encoding 50S ribosomal protein L11 methyltransferase, whose amino-acid sequence MSEYYFELTIKPKNNYEQFLELLSALTNEAIEEKNGLLIARSEDDLTHIEFGINEFAKRLNISCETKCEKIENQDWILNYQKSVKAVEVGNFFIRPSWEDKKEDKIDIIIDPALSFGSGHHETTSSCILAIDQFVKKDSDVLDVGCGSGILSIAASKLGCNVDICDTDEVCIADTKENFKLNSVNFYNSWIGSANNAVKKYDVVIANIVADVLVMIHKDLKNCLNDGGILIVSGILDKHLDRVLNKFKDLKELEVIHKNEWVTIVFSK is encoded by the coding sequence TTGTCTGAATATTATTTTGAATTAACAATTAAACCTAAAAACAATTATGAACAATTTCTTGAACTATTGAGTGCTTTAACAAATGAAGCTATAGAAGAAAAAAATGGACTGCTTATAGCAAGAAGTGAAGATGATTTAACTCATATAGAGTTTGGAATAAATGAATTTGCAAAAAGATTAAATATCTCTTGTGAAACAAAATGTGAAAAAATAGAAAATCAAGACTGGATTTTGAATTATCAAAAAAGTGTAAAAGCAGTAGAAGTTGGAAACTTTTTTATTAGACCCTCTTGGGAAGATAAAAAAGAAGATAAAATTGATATAATCATAGATCCTGCTTTATCATTTGGTTCAGGTCACCATGAAACAACTTCTTCTTGCATTTTAGCAATAGATCAGTTTGTTAAAAAAGATAGTGATGTCTTAGATGTAGGGTGTGGTAGTGGAATATTATCAATTGCAGCTTCAAAGTTGGGATGTAATGTAGATATTTGTGACACAGATGAAGTTTGCATAGCTGATACAAAAGAGAATTTTAAATTAAATAGTGTAAACTTTTATAATAGTTGGATAGGTTCAGCTAACAATGCAGTGAAAAAGTATGATGTTGTAATTGCAAATATTGTTGCTGATGTTTTAGTAATGATTCATAAAGATTTAAAAAATTGCTTAAATGATGGTGGTATTTTAATAGTATCAGGAATTTTGGATAAACATCTAGATAGGGTTTTGAATAAATTCAAGGACTTAAAAGAATTAGAAGTTATTCACAAAAATGAGTGGGTAACAATAGTATTTTCTAAATAA
- a CDS encoding sensor histidine kinase: MKNLSIKIKLILLFIIIKVVPLLLISYIAFIGIIKLDKYFSSSTKELFLENKQIISNTANKAISDSIEMLDKKSQQSIERLSFEIAKNVASFLYQRDEDILFLSKIKLDQKVLSDFYKSKQREIIVHGEYYYDEKSKRWESSKRIKSIKRQQRKAQLKDNEKEFNYTDPKELKRVKIPIYKEVSYFDINGKEIYKISQINKQLLDISKKKNTYVNSEEYFKKIEELKKGQIYVSDVIGQSVKTNIIGTFTKKKAKEANIEFEPQNHGYAGKENPKGKKFEGIIRFVTPVYKKDKKVGYVSLALDHEHIMQFTDTVNPVDKNPIQDIADASVGNYAFMWDYEGKNISHPRDYSIVGYDPKTGKQAMPWLSEDVAKKYYASKKDINEFLKDYPKFEEQSLNKKPNMKQLIKDGNVNIDCRYLNFAPQCQGWMQLTQNGGYGSFIIHWSNIWKLSTAAAIPYYTGKYANSKRGFGFVSITANVDEFHAAANKTKEKINVILDSQTKNMNKSLEKNRNEIEKLIMQMLNDITISTVVMIVLVMIIALLMSSYISKKIENILLGTRKFSNNEFNYRLKITSNDEIGQLENSFNEMANKIETLVKTQNDLNKSLEQKVEEEIEKQRKQEQLLIQQSKLAAMGEMIGNIAHQWRQPLNALGLVMQNMQFAYSMGDLDDKFMERSIKKTNILTSSMSKTIDDFRNFFKPNKTKEYFEINKTVKKAIYLIESTFEHSYIEIEKEFSKEDIEVYGYTNEFSQSILNILSNAKDALIEKKVEDAKVKIRVYKDKNSAIVQIEDNAKGISEDIKDKIFEPYFTTKEEGKGTGIGLYMTKTIIENSMGGAIIVENINLGACFTICVPLLIKEKI, from the coding sequence ATGAAGAATTTAAGTATAAAAATAAAATTAATATTGCTTTTTATAATAATAAAAGTAGTACCTTTACTTCTTATTTCTTATATAGCTTTTATAGGAATTATAAAACTTGATAAATATTTTTCAAGTAGTACTAAAGAGCTTTTTTTAGAAAATAAACAAATAATTTCAAATACTGCAAATAAAGCAATTAGTGATAGTATTGAAATGCTTGATAAAAAATCACAACAATCTATAGAAAGGCTATCTTTTGAAATAGCAAAAAATGTAGCAAGCTTTTTATATCAAAGAGATGAAGATATTTTATTTCTTTCAAAAATTAAACTAGACCAAAAAGTATTAAGTGATTTTTATAAAAGTAAACAAAGAGAGATAATAGTACATGGAGAATACTATTATGATGAGAAAAGTAAAAGATGGGAATCAAGTAAGAGAATAAAAAGTATAAAAAGACAACAAAGAAAAGCCCAATTAAAAGATAATGAAAAAGAGTTTAATTATACAGACCCAAAAGAGTTAAAAAGAGTAAAAATACCAATCTATAAAGAAGTTAGCTACTTTGATATAAATGGAAAAGAGATATATAAAATATCACAAATAAATAAACAGTTGTTAGATATATCAAAAAAGAAAAATACATATGTAAACTCAGAAGAGTATTTTAAAAAAATAGAAGAGTTAAAAAAAGGGCAAATATATGTAAGTGATGTAATAGGGCAAAGTGTAAAAACAAATATAATAGGAACCTTTACAAAAAAGAAAGCAAAAGAAGCGAATATAGAATTTGAACCTCAAAATCATGGATATGCAGGGAAAGAGAATCCAAAAGGGAAGAAGTTTGAGGGAATAATAAGGTTTGTAACACCAGTATATAAAAAAGATAAAAAAGTAGGATATGTAAGTTTAGCATTAGATCATGAACATATAATGCAATTTACAGATACAGTAAATCCAGTGGATAAAAATCCAATACAAGATATAGCAGATGCAAGTGTAGGGAATTATGCATTTATGTGGGATTATGAGGGAAAGAATATTTCTCATCCAAGGGATTATTCAATAGTAGGGTATGATCCAAAGACAGGGAAACAAGCAATGCCATGGTTAAGTGAAGATGTGGCAAAGAAATATTATGCATCAAAAAAAGATATAAATGAATTTTTAAAAGATTATCCAAAGTTTGAAGAACAAAGTTTAAATAAAAAGCCAAATATGAAGCAGTTAATAAAAGATGGCAATGTAAATATAGATTGTAGATATTTAAACTTTGCACCACAATGTCAAGGTTGGATGCAGTTAACACAAAATGGAGGATATGGATCATTTATAATACATTGGAGTAATATATGGAAGCTATCAACAGCAGCAGCAATACCATACTATACAGGTAAGTATGCCAATAGTAAAAGAGGATTTGGTTTTGTAAGTATTACTGCAAATGTTGATGAATTTCATGCAGCTGCAAATAAAACGAAAGAGAAAATTAATGTTATTTTAGATTCTCAAACAAAAAATATGAATAAAAGTTTAGAAAAAAATAGAAATGAAATTGAAAAACTTATAATGCAAATGTTAAACGATATTACTATTTCTACAGTTGTAATGATTGTTTTAGTAATGATAATTGCCTTATTGATGTCAAGTTATATTAGTAAAAAAATCGAAAATATTTTATTAGGAACTAGAAAGTTTTCAAATAATGAGTTTAATTATAGGTTGAAAATAACATCAAATGATGAAATAGGTCAACTTGAAAACTCTTTTAATGAAATGGCAAATAAAATAGAAACATTAGTAAAAACACAAAATGATTTAAATAAAAGTTTAGAACAAAAAGTAGAAGAAGAGATAGAGAAACAAAGAAAACAAGAGCAGTTATTGATACAACAAAGTAAATTAGCAGCAATGGGAGAGATGATAGGAAATATAGCCCATCAATGGAGACAACCACTAAATGCATTGGGATTAGTAATGCAAAATATGCAGTTTGCATATAGTATGGGTGATTTGGATGATAAGTTTATGGAAAGAAGTATAAAAAAGACAAATATATTAACATCAAGTATGTCAAAAACAATAGATGATTTTAGAAACTTTTTTAAACCAAATAAAACAAAAGAGTATTTTGAGATAAATAAAACAGTAAAAAAAGCGATATATTTAATAGAATCAACATTTGAACATAGCTATATAGAAATAGAAAAAGAGTTTAGCAAAGAAGATATAGAAGTATATGGATATACAAATGAGTTTTCACAAAGTATATTAAATATATTATCAAATGCAAAAGATGCATTAATAGAAAAAAAAGTAGAAGATGCAAAGGTAAAAATAAGAGTCTATAAAGATAAAAATAGTGCAATAGTACAAATAGAAGATAATGCAAAAGGCATAAGTGAAGATATAAAAGATAAAATATTTGAGCCATATTTTACAACAAAAGAAGAGGGAAAAGGAACAGGTATAGGATTATATATGACAAAAACCATTATTGAAAATAGTATGGGTGGTGCTATTATTGTAGAAAACATTAATCTTGGTGCTTGTTTTACTATTTGTGTGCCTCTTTTGATAAAAGAAAAGATATAA